Proteins encoded together in one Lathyrus oleraceus cultivar Zhongwan6 chromosome 5, CAAS_Psat_ZW6_1.0, whole genome shotgun sequence window:
- the LOC127088150 gene encoding uncharacterized protein LOC127088150, translating into MNYATTEKELLAVVFALDKFRSYLVGAKIIVYTDHAAIRYLLTKKDAKPRLLRWILLLQEFDLEIKDKKGTENVVADHLSRLENLEPERTSINDDFSYDKLIATLEENNSDMQVETTLAISVTPWYADLVNYLAAGIVPPTLSYQQKKRFFHDIKHYYWDDPLLFKRGPDGIFRRCIPEEEVENIIQHCHSAPYGGHTSTSKTCSKILQAGFYWPTIWKDVHAAIKECDRCQRTGN; encoded by the coding sequence atgaattacgccactaccgagaaagaactcctagcagtggtatttgcgctagataaatttcgttcttacttggtaggagccaaaataatagtctacactgatcacgctgctatcaggtaccttctaacaaaaaaagatgctaaacctagactcctaagatggatcttgttgctacaagaattcgacttagaaatcaaggacaagaaaggaactgaaaacgtagtagcagaccacctctctagacttgagaaccttgaaccggaaagaacatcaattaatgatgatttctcgtatgacaaacttatagctactttggaagagaacaactccgacatgcaagtagaaaccaccttagctatatctgtcacaccatggtacgctgatctagtcaattatttagctgccggaatagttccacctactttatcttaccagcagaagaaacgattcttccacgacataaaacactattactgggatgatcccttacttttcaaaagaggccccgatggtattttccgtcgatgtatacccgaagaagaggtagaaaatataatccaacactgccactccgctccttatggtggacacacaagtacatccaagacctgctctaaaatcctacaagctggcttttattggccaactatatggaaggacgtacatgcggctattaaggagtgtgacagatgtcaacgcacgggaaac